One genomic segment of Helianthus annuus cultivar XRQ/B chromosome 14, HanXRQr2.0-SUNRISE, whole genome shotgun sequence includes these proteins:
- the LOC110907077 gene encoding protein FAR1-RELATED SEQUENCE 5-like gives MSTEGHSSALNSNNNTMNSDYSSSVSVDRGKRPMYEDDTSQTKSHDVASSSSVGHSSSNSVILHSDGVQFAGVDHRGRVSSKIYITPGGTSYWIPDVPVELKPVLGRYYDTWDDVVNMAGKPKLQDFDSSTVIDVSNCRRSRLQCSLKGGHQNVRGTKTDYKNAARDIRLFIGERDAQMIVDTMNARKSNLPNFFFEFTVVGNELRSLFWADDVSKCNYEAFGDVLGFDATYHTNLYKMIFVPFTSVDHHKKCVTFGAGLIYDETIESYIWLLKMFLKAHKKQPLLTLTDQDASMKQAVAAVFDKSIHRLCMWHIVKKIPAKISGDSSSNADLRKSIHKLVWNLFITPAEFEERWQILMNGLELSDNNWLNEMFSIRDQWVPCYFREVPMCCLMKTTSRCESSNALFKVHSGGTNTLVQFMMCFDTAIDGQRQKQRQAEFDSNTTTPFMPNKIPIEMHAFDIYTRTIFLEVQKEIYKGLTHCFIIRCEELDGIKFYTIAHTNKSCKIVNEYKVELDVRDNTVSCTCMCFTRNGYLCRHVFCVFRFNQIDKIPDKYQSSRWDRDVLPNRVHAISNRYAADNDPESVIRNEIFDLIGQCTIRLRRKPDKLSALSTQIREIRDIIYEEFPSEPDCNNKSAVISDIIGQPENVEVTIHPPQGIRNKGCGTNKRLIGPGEKAVENHKKNPRLCHRCNKYVYDHDKRNCAKVQAAKEAAAAAAKEAAAVSGSGR, from the exons ATGTCTACCGAAG GTCATTCCTCTGCGTTAAATTCAAACAACAACACGATGAATTCAGATTACAGTTCAAGTGTATCTGTTGATCGAGGAAAAAGACCTATGtatgaagatgatacttcacaaACGAAATCGCATGATGTTGCTTCTTCGAGTTCTGTTGGTCATTCATCGTCTAATTCTGTTATTCTGCATTCCGATGGTGTTCAATTTGCCGGTGTAGATCACAGAG GTCGTGTATCTAGCAAAATATATATCACTCCAGGCGGAACGAGCTATTGGATACCTGATGTTCCTGTTGAGTTAAAACCTGTTTTAGGTCGTTACTATGATACTTGGGACGATGTTGTCAATAT GGCTGGTAAACCAAAGCTGCAAGATTTTGACTCGAGTACTGTTATTGATGTTTCAAATTGTCGTCGAAGCAG GCTACAATGTTCACTGAAAGGTGGCCACCAGAATGTTCGTGGTACTAAAACAGATTACAAAAATGCTGCTAGGGATATACGGCTTTTTATTGGTGAACGAGACGCACAAATGATTGTCGATACGATGAATGCTCGTAAATCGAATTTGCCCAACTTCTTCTTTGAGTTTACGGTAGTTGGAAATGAGTTAAGGTCATTGTTTTGGGCTGATGATGTGTCGAAATGTAACTACGAGGCGTTTGGTGACGTTCTAGGTTTTGATGCAACATATCATACAAACct GTATAAAATGATCTTCGTGCCTTTTACGAGTGTGGACCATCATAAAAAATGTGTGACATTTGGGGCAGGACTTATATATGACGAAACTATCGAGTCTTACATATGGTTACTTAAAATGTTCCTCAAAGCTCATAAAAAACAACCGTTGTTGACCTTAACCGATCAAGACGCATCCATGAAACAGGCTGTTGCTGCTGTCTTTGACAAGTCAATACATCGGTTGTGCATGTGGCATATTGTTAAAAAGATACCTGCTAAG ATATCGGGTGACTCATCATCAAATGCTGATCTACGTAAATCGATACACAAATTGGTATGGAACCTGTTTATCACACCTGCAGAGTTTGAAGAAAGATGGCAGATACTTATGAATGGCTTAGAGTTGAGTGATAATAACTGGTTGAATGAAATGTTTTCCATTCGTGATCAATGGGTCCCTTGCTATTTTCGAGAGGTTCCTATGTGTTGTTTGATGAAAACAACGTCTAGATGCGAGAGCTCGAACGCGCTGTTTAAAGTACATTCTGGTGGAACCAATACTTTGGTGCAGTTCATGATGTGTTTTGATACAGCAATCGATGGTCAGCGTCAGAAGCAGCGCCAAGCAGAGTTTGACAGTAACACGACAACGCCGTTTATGCCTAACAAGATTCCTATAGAGATGCATGCCTTTGATATATACACCCGTACAATATTCCTAGAAGTGCAGAAGGAGATTTACAAAGGATTGACACACTGTTTTATAATTAGATGCGAGGAACTTGATGGTATTAAGTTCTATACTATTGCACATACGAACAAGAGTTGCAAAATTGTCAATGAATATAAG GTTGAACTTGATGTGCGCGATAACACGGTTTCTTGTACGTGTATGTGTTTCACTCGTAACGGCTACTTGTGTAGGCATGTTTTTTGTGTATTCAGGTTCAACCAGATTGATAAGATTCCTGATAAATATCAGTCCAGCCGGTGGGATAGGGATGTGCTTCCAAACAGGGTTCATGCTATTTCAAATAGATATGCAGCTGACAATGACCCAGAGTCTGTAATAAGGAACGAGATATTTGATTTGATTGGTCAGTGTACTATCCGTTTGAGACGTAAACCTGACAAACTGTCTGCACTATCTACACAAATAAGAGAGATCAGAGATATCATATACGAGGAGTTTCCATCTGAACCAGATTGTAACAATAAGAGTGCGGTTATAAGTGATATCATCGGGCAGCCCGAAAACGTTGAAGTTACTATTCACCCACCACAAGGCATCAGGAATAAAGGGTGTGGCACCAACAAGCGGCTAATTGGTCCGGGAGAGAAAGCTGTAGAGAACCACAAAAAGAACCCGCGTTTATGTCATCGATGTAACAAGTATGTGTATGATCATGATAAACGTAACTGTGCGAAAGTGCAAGCCGCTAAAGAGGCGGCAGCAGCTGCTGCTAAAGAGGCTGCAGCCGTATCTGGTTCTGGTCGTTAA